From a single Alloactinosynnema sp. L-07 genomic region:
- the purD gene encoding phosphoribosylamine--glycine ligase, whose translation MRVLVVGSGAREHALVLAMSKDAEVTALACAPGNAGTAALSESYGVDPADPAAVTELAKRWQADLVVIGPEGPLVAGVADAVRAAGIDAFGPSAAAARIEGSKAFAKDIMTTAGVPTAHSEIVDNPARLDAALARFGPTWVVKDDGLAAGKGVVVTTDLAAARAHAMTLLDGGHPVLLESFLDGPEVSLFCVVDAAGTVVPLLPAQDFKRVGDNDAGPNTGGMGAYAPLPWTPDGMVDDVVARVIQPVVDEMAARGCPFSGLLYAGLAITSNGPEVIEFNCRFGDPETQSVIALLRSPLSLLLRASARGELAAHPPLDWAEGSSVTVVIAADGYPGRPRTGDPITGAEVEGVLHAGTRRRDDGALVSAGGRVLAVVGTGPTLEAARADAYRKVDAVHLAGSHHRTDIALRAQRGEIGVPVAG comes from the coding sequence GTGCGTGTCCTGGTTGTCGGGTCTGGCGCCCGCGAGCATGCCCTGGTCCTTGCGATGTCCAAGGACGCCGAGGTGACCGCGTTGGCGTGCGCTCCCGGCAACGCGGGAACCGCCGCGCTGTCGGAGAGCTACGGCGTCGACCCGGCCGACCCCGCCGCGGTGACCGAGCTGGCCAAGCGCTGGCAGGCCGACCTCGTCGTCATCGGCCCAGAGGGTCCGCTGGTCGCGGGCGTGGCCGACGCCGTGCGCGCCGCCGGGATCGACGCCTTCGGCCCGAGCGCCGCCGCCGCGCGCATCGAGGGTTCCAAGGCGTTCGCCAAGGACATCATGACCACCGCCGGTGTCCCGACCGCGCACAGCGAGATCGTGGACAACCCGGCCCGCCTCGACGCCGCGCTCGCCCGCTTCGGCCCGACCTGGGTGGTCAAGGACGACGGCCTCGCCGCGGGCAAGGGCGTCGTGGTCACCACCGACCTCGCCGCCGCCCGCGCCCACGCGATGACCCTGCTCGACGGCGGCCACCCGGTCCTGCTCGAGTCGTTCCTCGACGGCCCCGAGGTCTCCCTGTTCTGCGTGGTCGACGCCGCGGGAACCGTCGTCCCCCTGCTTCCCGCCCAGGACTTTAAGCGCGTTGGCGACAACGACGCCGGGCCCAACACCGGCGGCATGGGCGCCTATGCGCCGCTGCCCTGGACCCCCGACGGCATGGTCGACGACGTCGTGGCCCGGGTCATCCAGCCGGTCGTCGACGAGATGGCCGCCCGCGGCTGCCCGTTCTCGGGCCTGCTCTACGCCGGGCTCGCCATAACCAGCAATGGCCCCGAGGTCATCGAGTTCAACTGCCGCTTCGGCGACCCGGAGACCCAGTCCGTCATCGCCCTGCTCCGCAGCCCGCTGTCGCTGTTGCTGCGCGCGTCGGCCCGAGGCGAACTGGCCGCCCACCCGCCCCTGGACTGGGCAGAGGGCTCCTCGGTCACCGTCGTCATCGCCGCCGACGGCTACCCCGGCCGCCCCCGAACCGGCGACCCCATCACCGGCGCCGAGGTCGAGGGTGTCCTGCACGCGGGCACCCGCCGCCGCGACGACGGCGCCCTGGTCTCCGCGGGCGGCCGAGTCCTGGCCGTGGTCGGCACCGGCCCCACCCTGGAAGCCGCCCGCGCGGACGCGTACCGCAAGGTCGACGCCGTCCACCTCGCTGGCTCCCACCACCGCACCGACATCGCCCTGCGCGCCCAGCGCGGAGAAATCGGCGTCCCCGTCGCCGGATAG
- a CDS encoding glycerophosphodiester phosphodiesterase, producing MLRSVRLAGVAVSAIALLGVATLSTASASPEHNDDRRDSALPLVLGHRGASGYRPEHTLAAYELAARMGADYIEPDLVPTKDGVLVARHEPEIGGTTDVANHPEFADRKATKNLDGVQVTGWWTEDFTLAELKTLRAVERIPALRPRNTVFNGRYEVPTLQEVIDLSKRLSRELRRDIGIYPETKHPTYFRKLGLELEPKLVWTLTRNGLNHPRAKVFVQSFEVSNLKALKGKLRVPLIQLTSANGAPYDFVDSGDPRKYADLITPAGLREVATYASGIGPAKDQVIPRDAAGNLTAPTALVGNAHAAGLKVHPYTFRVENNFLPTNLRSSANPADAGNLFGELSAFWAAGVDGLFTDNSDIAVESRTEHFAH from the coding sequence ATGCTCCGATCGGTCCGGTTAGCCGGTGTCGCCGTGTCGGCCATCGCCCTGCTCGGCGTCGCCACGCTGAGCACCGCCAGCGCGTCCCCTGAGCACAACGACGACCGGCGCGACTCGGCGCTGCCCCTGGTGCTCGGCCACCGCGGCGCGTCGGGCTACCGACCGGAGCACACCCTGGCCGCCTATGAGCTGGCCGCCCGCATGGGCGCCGACTACATCGAGCCCGACCTGGTGCCCACCAAGGACGGCGTGCTCGTGGCCCGGCACGAGCCGGAGATCGGCGGCACCACCGACGTCGCCAACCACCCCGAGTTCGCCGACCGCAAGGCGACCAAGAACCTCGACGGCGTTCAGGTCACCGGCTGGTGGACCGAGGACTTCACCCTCGCCGAGCTGAAGACCCTGCGCGCCGTCGAGCGCATCCCGGCGCTGCGCCCGCGCAACACCGTGTTCAACGGCCGCTACGAGGTGCCCACGCTGCAGGAGGTCATCGACCTCAGCAAGCGCCTGTCCCGCGAGCTGCGCCGCGACATCGGCATCTACCCCGAGACCAAGCACCCCACCTACTTCCGCAAGCTCGGCCTGGAGCTCGAGCCGAAGCTGGTGTGGACGCTGACCCGCAACGGCCTCAACCACCCGCGCGCCAAGGTGTTCGTGCAGTCGTTCGAGGTGTCCAACCTCAAGGCGCTCAAGGGCAAGCTGCGGGTCCCGCTGATCCAGCTGACCTCGGCCAACGGCGCTCCGTACGACTTCGTCGACTCGGGCGACCCCCGCAAGTACGCCGACCTCATCACCCCGGCGGGCCTGCGCGAGGTCGCGACCTACGCCTCCGGCATCGGCCCGGCCAAGGACCAGGTCATCCCGCGCGACGCCGCGGGCAACCTGACCGCCCCGACCGCGTTGGTCGGCAACGCGCACGCCGCGGGCCTCAAGGTCCACCCGTACACGTTCCGGGTGGAGAACAACTTCCTGCCGACCAACCTGCGCTCGTCGGCCAACCCGGCTGACGCGGGCAACCTGTTCGGCGAGCTGTCCGCGTTCTGGGCGGCGGGTGTGGACGGCCTGTTCACCGACAACAGCGACATCGCCGTCGAGTCGCGCACCGAGCACTTCGCCCACTGA